CGTATGGATTTATGGTTTTCACAAAGGCgtaatatatttctaatactTCAATCAGACAATTCCTTATTTAACATCTACTATCGCactttgcacaaaaaaaaacaatatagtcCCATTAATTATTCGATAGATAATAACTAAACGATAAGTTCGAACCTCGCATGTGTATCATCAAGTACTTCTAAATTTGCATATGTATACTTCAAAACTGTTGCATCACTGCATCAGCATCCCCATGAGTCATGTCAAAGTCGATGTGACAAATTCAGTATATGTCTAATCTTTGATTATATCAAACAAGATgaggaatatttttttgtgcacCACTGAAATTGCATTAATTTAAACGAAACCGGTAAGCGGGTTGGGTCACAACAAAGTCTGAGAGAGTTTTCTTAACGATGGAACCCTCAAACAGAGAGATTCACGATGACAAAATCTAAAAGATACAGAGTCAAAGGAAATCGACAAGAGATAGATATCGAGAGAAACGCCATGGAAGTCAGAAGTTGGATCCATCTGCAATCGCCGCCACCAATTGCAAAGAGTCCGTTTCAAACACCATATGTCTCATCCGAAGGTCGATGGCGTGTTTCATCGCTGAACGTATTGCTAGTCCTTCTGCCAAAAGACGAGATCACAAACGCTACAGGTTGATTATGGGAGCTGATTCGCTCCAATTGATTACTGTAGAAGCTCCAAGCGAGCCCCGCTGCTTGTACCTCTTTCTTCCAAGCCGCATCGGATTTACATATCACACCAGAGCTTGGTCTGTTCTGTTGGGGATTAGATCTCTTTGCGCCTTGTGAGATAGGTAATTGAGCTGCCGTCCACCCTTTTGCATCACGAATAGCTTTGGTTACTGTTTTCTTGTGCGGTGAAGATATGTTTTGAAACAGTTTTTGGTTTCTTGCAGTCCATATGGCCCAGAGAATCCATGGGGCAAGGAGACAGTTTCCATGACCTATAGGAGGAAGGACTACTGCAGAATGAGACGTTTCCATTCTAATTCGAAGTTGTTAAGATGCAGTGGATTAAACATGCCAGAGAAAGGTACCATTTCCCACATTTTTAGTGCATAGGGGCATGGAAAATATGTGGTAATAGATTTAGAACCATCACAATGTGTGCATTTAGACCCTGTTAGAACTTGTCTTACTTCTAATCTTTCTCCCACTGGTAGTGCTCTATGTTTGATCTTCCAAATAAAGAGTTCGAGCTTCGGAGAAGTAGACAAATTTCATATATCCTTTAGCCAGTCGTGGGTGTTAGTTGAGTTCTGACTAAGGGTAGAGTGCTTCCTTTCCACGCTGAGTAGTACCCTGTTTTGTGGTATATGATCCATACTTGTGTCCAAGCCACACTTGCTTATTTTCTCCTCCCCATTTACTGGTTTTTGGATACTTAAAATATGTCTCGGAGTAAGGAGGAAAAGCATCTCCCGTCAACTTTCTGCCATCCCATTCTTTGTTTCTTAGAATCAGCTCTGATATCTTCATGGTATTTTCTCCCTCTGGGGTTGGTCTTATTGGACGTTGTCGGGAAAGGAGTGATATCCAAGCATCATCCCGAGCAAGGACTTTTTTCCCATTACCAATGACCCATCCTAGTTGTTCTTTTAGAAGGTCTCTACCAATGGATTTCCTCTCTCCAACCGTGTGTGAGTAAGAATCTGGCGTTGTGGTTTgcatgaagtcttgatcatgaACATACTTGCCTTTGAGCATCCGAGCCTATAAGGAGTTTAGAGATTCTAAAATGCGCTAGCTAAGTTTAGCTAGAAGTGCGTCATTGAAGCATTGAATATCCTAAATCCCAATCCTCCTTTCTTTGATTTGTCATTGTTTTCCAATCTATCCAAGACATTTTTTTGTCCTATGTTAGAGTCCCACCAAAACCGAGTCGACACTGATTGGATTCTCTTACAGAGAGAGTTTAGGAGCTTAAAACACTGTATTGCGTGGTTCGGCATGGGTGATAGCACACTCTTGAGGAGAGTCATTTCCCAGCTGTAGAGAGGAATCTGTTGGTCCAACTCTTAGCCCTTTGTCTGATTCTTGTCCACAATAGATGTGAATAGATCTTTTTCTAGTGGCCAAAGTGCTCGGGCAAGCCTAAATACTTTTCAGTCCCTCCTTCATTCTCAATTCCTATCtcagtttttattttctcttttagttTCTGCGAGGTTCTGTTGGAGAAGGTAATGCCGGACTTcaggtggttgatcttctggcCAGATGCTTTCTCTAGAGATTCATAATTTTTTGGAGGGTGGTGATGCTGCATTTATTAGTTCTGCAGAAGAAGAGTGTGTCGTCAGCGAACAGTAAATGATTCACTTTGGGCTGTTGGTAGCCACTCTGATGCctgaaagtttattttttcttgttttttctgCATAAACCGGAGAGGGACCTCACTGCATAGGATGAAGATATAAGGAGAGAGTGGGTCTCCTTGTTTAATACCCCTTTGGGGTAGGACCCATCCTTCCGTTGTCTCGTTGATCAAGAAGGAATAAGATACAGTCTTCACACATTGCATGATCCAGCCAATCCAAAACCGAATGGAAACCAAGTGGGTCATAACTTCCTCAATGAAATCCCATTCCAAGCGGTCATAAGCTTTGCTCATATCGGTCTTCACCGTCATGGAACATCTTTTTGAGGCTGTTGACGTTTTAAGGAAGGGGAGGACTCATGGGATATGAGTATGTTGTCAGCAATAATCCTTCCTTGAACAAAAACAGATTGGTTCTCTGATATCAGATATGGAAGCACGAGCTTGAATCTGTTTGCTAGTAGTTTAGAGATTATTTGTAATAGACATTGCATAGTACAATTGGTCAATAATCTCCAACTGATTTAACCTCAGTGTTCTTAGGAATTAATCTGACTAGTGTATGATTTAAAAATCTCGGCATTACAGCAGAGGAGAAGAAGTCTTGGATCTCAACAACAATGTCTGGACCCACATGTTCAGTTAGCTTGGAAGAAACTTGCTGAAAATCCATCCGGGCCAGGGCTTTGTCCGGATGAATAAGCAAGTAGAGCCAGGTGTATTTCGGAATCTGATGGAATGGTGATGAGTTATTGATTGATCTCTGGGGAGATTTTGCTGGTAAGGACTTCAGCTACAATTTGTCTTCTGTCTCCAAGAACTGAGATAAATAGGTTCTTGAAATAGTCCACTATAGTGTCTGTGATCTCTTTCTCAGTGAATACCGGTGTGCATTCTGCATTCTCTATGACAGATAAGTTATTTTTTGCTTTCGTCCTTTTGTAACTGTATGAAAGTAGCCTGAGTTTTTTCTCTCCTAAGCTCAGCCACAGGTTCTGCTCTTGTTTCCAAAGGATTCCTCAGCTAGATAAGCGGCTTTAAGGTCGGATTTGATCAATTAAGCAGCACCTCGTTGTAATTGGGGCTCGTCATCGCTTGTTCTAGCTCCTCTTTCCATTGATTAATTAGAAGTTTGttgtttctctgttttctttgtTCCATGGACCAGAGTTGAGTGCACCAAGATCAATCGTAGCTTCAACTGACTTCTTTCCTGCTCTCTTGCATGTCTGTTGTACTAGTGCTTGAACTTCAAGGTTGTCATGAAGTCGTCGGTAGAATCTAAAGAGACCTTTCCCTTTTCCTTGTTTAGATCAAAACATGTCAAGATTGGTTTGTGATCAGATAAATACTACATGCACCTAAGTGGAAGATCTCAACCAGTGACTGTTGGCCACAACCCTGTCAAGCCAACATCTCACTATACCCTCTGTCCATACTCCTTGCGAAGAGAGGAAATCACCTGTGTGGGGGTCATATAAGTCGCATTCTGCCATGAAGGTCTGAAATCAACAAAGGAATCCATCTGCTCTAACCCGGCAACCTTATTTCTCTTGGTTGCTTATGATGTCATTAAAAGTCTCCAATAATGAACCAGGGAGCGTCACGAGCGAGAGTGAGGGTTGTGAGTTCTTCCCATAGTTGTCTCCTCACAATATAATCCGTGTCAGCATGACTAAAGTTGCAAGCAAGAAACGTTTATTCTTATAGATAATCTCAGTATCAAGGTAGTGTTTACATGAGGATAAAACATAACTTGGATTCCTTGTCTCCAGAAGTCCCAGTCCTCCAGCACTGTGACCAGTGGGAGGCACCAGAGAAGAGTTTGGATATTTCAACGAATCACACTTACGAAGAACAAAGTCGTTGGAATTCTTGTCTCCGTGAGGAATGTAATGTCAGGTGAGAATCTTTTATGAATCTCTCCAAGCTTCTGGACTGTCTGGGAATTCCCCAACCTACGATAGTTCCAGCTCACAATTTTAAGGAATTGGAGCGACAGATTCTGAAAATCCACCTTCTTCTTGGTGATGCCCGGGATGATCTACACTGTAGGTGAGAATTAGTGACAGCAGCGTCTCTTCTTGCGCCATTAGTTCTACTAGGAGCAGTGCCCCCCTCGTCAATGAAGCTGGAGCGTTTCTCCTCCTAGGTGATATTTTGATTGGGGTGACAATCTATTCTTTGTGCTAGCTCCAGCATTTACTCCTAGAGGCTTAAATTGGTTTTTATTGAGTGGCGTCTTCCTAACCGTTTTTAACTGATATTCTAGCAGGATCAGCTTCTAGAGTAGGTTTCTTGATCTTGACGCTCCCTGCCTAGCGAGTGCAGGAATTCTTTCTGCAGATGTCTGCCCCTCAGAGGCCTTTTTTAGCCTCTTCTGTAGAGACCGTAGCAGCAAGGGCCATATTCATGATAACTCCCtcagtttcttcattttcctcagcATATCGCATTCTCTCCTTTCGGAATCGCTTTCAGAGGGTTCAACTCCACTCACATACTGAATCATACTTCGCGAAGTTCTCTCTAGCTTCTCTTATGGCTTCCTCAGGTACCAATATATTGACATGGAGTTATTGATCTGAGTTTGTTGATTGCTTCTCTAAGGGGATATGGGTCTCTCCAGCCTATGCTCGAAGAATTGGGGGCTTTGAACTACCTATTccggggagggggggggggggggggtctcatatccttcttgaTTTTTCCCTGAAGCAGCTATTTCTCTAGCGTGAGACATTCCTGAGTATTGGAGGAGGCGTCTCCCAGATTCCCACCCAACGGGAACCATTGTTTATAGCTAGAGTTTGATTGCAGATGGTAATAGTTACTGGATCTACAGATGATTCATTGTGTGTACTCTCTTGTCTACTTATAGCGGGGTCTATTTATAATTGCCACGTTGAGAGTAGTGACGAGTACCATTGTCAGCTCTTTTAGCATATCTCGTGAAGCCAGACTCTTGGCGTGATTCTTCCCTatgggggggggtggggggggtgtTGTTCGTAGGTGATGTTGTAACTACGATGCACCATGTGTTCCTCAGTCTGGCTTGCCTCCTCTATGCTGATCTATCTCAGCTGGTTTCTGAGCTGGTTTTTTGTGGGCAGTCAGTATACTCATGGTCAAGTTTCTTGCAGATTATGCCGAATTTCTCGAGTTTTTCATAAACCAACATCGCATGTACTTCATCTCTATTACTGAACTCTATAGTGGACTGGAAGATTAGGAGTTGGAGGCCATTGATGTATGCTATGAATCTCGCCTTCGACGCAGTTATTTCCTAACTTTTGAAAGTCCCGATATCCTCTGCAATGCTCTTAATATGGCTTCATTCCACAAATGTAGCGGTACATTCTGGGCTTGATCCAGAACGGGATCTGGGAAGGGAAGCGTGGGGATAATGTAGGTTCCCACCTTTGTATGATGAGCATCCACTTTGCAAAATGGTATGGCCTATTGTCTAGGATTTTTGTAAATCAGCTTTTGACGCAACACTAGAACTGAAATCTTCCTTGTCCTCGGTTAGAACCTATAGGT
This DNA window, taken from Brassica napus cultivar Da-Ae chromosome A5 unlocalized genomic scaffold, Da-Ae chrA05_Random_1, whole genome shotgun sequence, encodes the following:
- the LOC125594201 gene encoding meiotic recombination protein DMC1 homolog B-like — its product is METSHSAVVLPPIGHGNCLLAPWILWAIWTARNQKLFQNISSPHKKTVTKAIRDAKGWTAAQLPISQGAKRSNPQQNRPSSGVICKSDAAWKKEVQAAGLAWSFYSNQLERISSHNQPVAFVISSFGRRTSNTFSDETRHRPSDETYGIIYARAYTCKHQYNLLLGKQESMSDYFLIVDSIIALFRVDFTRRWELADRQQKLAQTLSRIIKIAEEFNVSVYMTNQGVELMFISDPKKPAGGHVLAHAVTISLSFRKGKGEQRVCKVFAAPNLPEGEAISF